The Cinclus cinclus chromosome 15, bCinCin1.1, whole genome shotgun sequence region CTTTCCTTCTGAAACATACTGAGAAACTATTCATGTGTAATTCTCTTTTGCTGTTTCAGGAAGCTGAAGCACTGGCCAAGCAGCAAGCATGAATTTCAACTGCCTTAAATGTCTGTAAAGGGAATTTCCACAGCTTTTTATAAAATAGTCCAACTGTCTCTGCTTCAAGAAATGTAGATGTGATTTCTAACATTTGATTGGTGCTTGCAGCATTCACTGTCCGTAACACAAATTGAACACaggatggaaatgggaatttcaGGGTAGGGAGCAGGAGTGAGCTCTGATGGAAGCTGAAGCAATCAGACATGAATGAGATACATTTAGTTTAAACTGTCCTGGCAATTCGTCCATTTTGTGTAAACTTAAAGAAACTATTTTAGTACTAAAAATGCAGATGGGTTTTACCTAGAGATCCAGGTATTTAAACTATGGAAAACAGCATCTAAAACCTTGTCAGATACTAATTTAGTGCCTGAGTTGCCTCAAAAATGTTACTGAGTTATACAGTAAATTTTCAGTGTCTTTCCTGGTTTCAGATGAATTTGTAGGTGGTACCGTGTAGTTTAACCATTGTAGTCACTTTGGAAAGTTGTGTTTGTCTTCTGTAGAATGGATATTTAAGGTTTGTATTGTTACACACTGTACAGGTGATAAAACCCCCAGCAAACCCCATGTATTTCTCTTTGAAGTGATCTGTGTGGGCTCTTTGGACAGAAAGGGCAATGGACACAGGTCCCTCACAGCTGCCTAAGCACAAGCAATGACACATCTGGAACAAGATTCGATGTTGCAAACAAGCCAAAACAGCCAGAAATGGCCTTTCCTTACCTGTGTAAGGGTGAAAGCCTTCAATGCATTTCTCCACAAAAATACCAATTCTCACTGCTTAGAGCATTAAACATCTCACTGCATGTTCAAGTAGCCGTTAGGTTCATATAgtattttttcaaatgaaaaataaatgtttgaatAGCAAAAGTTACTGTAATTAAgcaagacttctttttttttaaggtttgaaAACTTCACTTCCATTCTTATTGCCATATCATAAAGCTGTTATAGGAATTGCAAATGTCTCAGTGTCTTGTGTGGGTGAATTTACCACGTGCAATATTAACCTGTGTGTTTTCCCAGTGCTCGTGAGGGAGCCTGTAATTCCTGGCCATATCTTAATTCCTGATTTATCATTTTGGGAGCCTGGGAAGCAGTTGGAAGCTTGTGCTTACAAAAGCATCAtgaggcagagggatggatggatgctgCCTTACCTTAAAGATTGACGCACACACAGGTGTGCTTTTTTTATTAGCAACTTTTGTCAGGAATTACTGCAATTCTGTGAAATTTAAGACCTTTTGGGGATGGAAGTTTAGTTATGTTTTAAATCCAGCATCAGATTTTTGTTGTTCACTATGATTCCATCTTTCTGAAcaaggttgtttttctttcttaatattGGCCAAATCTTTCTCTGTGTCTAAATTCCTGCTCAAGTTTTTTGGGAACTGTGGAATACCAAGTGTGGTTAGGAAAGTGGGATTTGACACACAAGTCTCTGTACCCACACCAGTTTGCTATGCTTCCTGTGCAAGTTTGGTGAATTACAGCCATTATTTTGGAGAAGCTGTAATTAAAAGTCGCTGCCAAATTCTATCAGTTCAGCGacccaaaacattctgaaaCGAGGTCAATCCCTGTCTCAACGGTCAAGAAAATTGCCAAGTTTAAGAAAGCAAAGTCACTGCCCTCATCTGTCCCCCCCTTGCCATATGGGAGCATTCAAACTGTATCAGCATTCCTAAGGCAGCTCTGGTGAGCCAGGCTGAATTATTCCTTTGTCCGGGGAACAAGGCACCGACACAAACTGAAAATACCCAAAATCTCTTTGTTGTGTGtggaaaatttgatttttttgatgCAGATCTCTTGCATGACTTTAGGAGTGCCAGGAATCTGTTACCTCTGTGCtggttttctgtttccattGGTGCAAGAACTgaatttgttctttatttttttttcctatgtagAAAGCAGGCATTGAGGATTTAACCTGTATGTTAACCATTCCTGTATCATTCCAATAAAGTTGTTTTAGAACACTTTCTCACTTCATGACTTGTTTGCATGTTTTGTTCACAGTTTGAAGCTGAAATAAGCAgaattttcagatgaaaatacTCCTTTTAAAAAGTTCAGGATTTACACAAGGTGAACATCAGGGATCTGCTGCTGCGGGTGAAGTCTGCTGGGTTGGATCTCTCACCTGTTGCAGCAAATGGGATTTAATTACTAAACGGGATTTAATTTAGGATACACCTACCCAAAATAGTGTGTCAAGGTTTGGGTTATTTCCCTCATTATCCTGCTTTCCCACTCattccccagggcagggacaggttGGAAGtggctgggacacagcagctgctcccacacTCAGAGCTCACCCAGCCCTCCCCTGCTCGTTTACTAACTGTAATTAATTAGCTTTATTCTGCTTacagcagggagctgtgctaTTTTCTATTTGTGTTGTCACAGGGCAGTGCAGGATaaattttaaactaaaactTCACTAACACCTTCCTTGTTTGCTGAGCAGATCAGCAGGTACTTCCTTCCGCTTCACGTGCTGAAGTTCTGCACCACCTGGAAGATCTGTAGAGTTACAGAAATTACATTCCCTGCCTCTGACCCACCCTGGGATTTGCCCAAATTCCAGACTTCAGTTCACATCCTCTGGAGGAAACCAATAACCTGACCTTTTTAAGAGTGGTTGGTTATTTTTATAGGATCAGCTGCTGTATGAGCAGCTACAGCACAGCCAAGCACGAGGCACAGGATGCTTACTCAAGGGCATTGTTGCTTGTCCTTCTGTAGAGCCTTAGATCTGGGATAGGATGGCAAAGGGCCCTGAATGCCATTTCTACTTGTAGTGAATCCCATACTTCCCCTGTGTACCCACTCTGCTTGTGGAACTCAAAAATCGctcctttccttgttttttttaattaaaaagtctTAAAAACACAGTTAGTCATTAATGAatatatgaaaatgaaaatagtttCCCAAAATCTTTAAAAACCAAGCTACACACCTGTATGCAGTGTGTGACAACTTTCCCTACACCAGATTGCTCAAATCCTAATCCCACAGCACAAATAAATCATTCCCAAATCTTTGCCTTTCACTGAATTTCCTGCAGAAATATTCTGGGATTTACCCATATTCTGTGTTCTTGATAGAATGTTTTAGATTGAAAGGTTAATTATGACTGTTTTGAAgttcattattaaaaatttgGGACTGTATTGGTAAACTTGTGGAAATGCgaaaggattttaaaagttGAGGTTACAAAGTAGAAATTGCTGGATTACTACAGGTAAGTGCAGTAGTGAGTACTGAGTATGCAAAATACATCTATTTAGTACAAAAAATTCATGAAGTAGCAGACTTGGCCCTGTATATCTTGTAACATGAATACATAGAAATTAATGTATATTAAATTTATATACAATTATGAATATTattgtatttataaatattgaTAGACATACACAATATGGCAGTATGCAGTTCTTATATACTATAATTCCTTATAGAAAGTCCTTCTCACAGGTTGGTTCAATGAAGGTAGCATCAGGAACTTggcaatttcattttaattcacTCAGTATTTCAAAATCCTTAATAAAACGAAAGCAGCACATTTTTAATCCAATATCAGCAGCACTATAATTCCCATGTGACCTCAGTTGTTTCCCGAGGCCTTtctcagcacacagagcaggttATTCTATGTGCACAGGGAATGAAGAGGATCACACACACATTTACACACGCAGGTTATTCTGTGTGCACAGGGAATGAAGAGGATCGCACACACATTTACACACGCAGGTTATTCTGTGTGCACAGGGAATGAAGAGGATCGCACACACATTTACACACGCAGGTTATTCTATGTGCACAGGGAATGAAGAGGATCGCACACACATTTACACACGCAGGTTATTCTGTGTGCACAGGGAATGAAGAGGATCGCACACACATTTACACACGCAGGTTATTCTGTGTGCACAGGGAATGAAGAGGATCGCACACACATTTACACACGCAGGTTATTCTATGTGCACAGGGAATGAAGAGGATCGCACACACATTTACACACGCAGGTTATTCTGTGTGCACAGGGAATGAAGAGGATCGCACACACATTTACACACGCAGGTTATTCTGTGTGCACAGGGAATGAAGAGGATCGCACACACATTTACACACGCAGGTTATTCTATGTGCACAGGGAATGAAGAGGATCGCACACACATTTACACACGCAGGTTATTCTATGTGCACAGGGAATGAAGAGGATCGCACACACATTTACACACGCAGGGTATTCTGTGTGCACAGGGAATGAAGAGGATCGCACACACATTTACACACGCAGGTTATTCTATGTGCACAGGGAATGAAGAGGATCACACACACATTTACACACGCAGGTTATTCTATGTGCACAGGGAATGAAGAGGATCACACACACATTTACACACGCAGGTTATTCTATGTGCACAGGGAATGAAGAGGATCACACACACATTTACACACGCAGGTTATTCTATGTGCACAGGGAATGAAGAGGATCACACACACATTTACACTCTTCATCCGAATCCCGCCCGCCCCGCTCTGAGGGGCCGCCATGGCGCCGGGCCCCGCAGCGCCGCGCGCCGTTGCTGCAGCAACCAGCGGCCACTCAGCGGCCGAGGCGTGTCCTTTCTGATCTTCTATTGGACAGTGCTTCTGTCAATCATCATAAATCCCCGCCCCCTCCTCTACTTAAGCCGCGCCGGCCGCGGTGGGGCCGGATTGCCCGTGAGGCGTTCCTGTGGGGCGGTACGGGTGAGATTCCCTTTGGAATGGAAAGTCGTTGTGTTTAGGATGAAACCTCCAACATGAAACTTTTCAAACTACTCTGTGTCGTGTTTATGTGCATGCAAAGTacacagcctgtgctgaaaGAAAGGACTTAGTTTCCATGCAGCCATATCATTCAATGTGgcagttttgttttctcctcctctgAGTGATACTGTAAacgtaattttttttttctttttcagtatcTATTCTGCTCTGACTTCTGACGTCCATGCCTTGCTGTTTCTCTTCAgtctctgctcagctcctgaAAAAACTGTGGTTCCATCtcattctggttttatttttgcaaataaaatggaatttccTTTTAGTAAGATTGTACACAGAGAATACATTGATTTCCTTGGATAGTGATGCATTTAAGACctgaatcccagactggtttgggttgaagggaTGGATGTTagagctcatctcattccaaccccaccatgggcagggacaccttccatagATCAGCTTGCTACCTACGAAATGGAAGTTGATTTGCTTTTAATCACACACAAATTACCTGGCTtgatttcttcctccttctctgttaatttttgtgttttgttgaaACAGCTGcacaaaaaattccagcttCAGCTGGCACTAATTGCAAGCTTGGTGAGGGTTAAAGCTATTTGGAGTTTTGATCTGCCCTCCAAGACTGTGGGCAGTGACTCTGCTGGAGTCCCAGCCatgctttctgtgcagaaattGCTCATTAAAGGTGATTAAAAATCAGGTaatttaaaacagcttttaaatattaaatgagTTCTATATAAATTTGGTGGGAGTAAAATTAGCTCTCATTTTGTCTCCgtaaaaactgaagtttttaatgaaatacaggagaaaaggagggaagagaGGTAATTTTACAGACTTCATTGAACATATACATCCAGAATCACTCCAAACCTAATTTCTAAGGCACACTATGAATTCCCACTGACAGGGGACAGGGTTAGATTGTATTattagaagaaattcttccctgcgAGGGTGAgaagaccctggcacaggtttcccagagaagctgtggctctccctggatccctggaagtgtccaaggccaggttggacattggaaCTCGGAGCACCCTGagataggggaaggtgtccctgcccaaggctctGGATGATAATTTGTGTCTTGTTCCTGTCATTAAACAGTGTCTTTTTAGAATCTTTTGTCTTGTACTTAGATGAGATTCAGCTTCTGTTTCACTGGGGGTTTTTAAGTtctcagaaaaaggaaatttagaAAAGGCACCAACAGGAAACACTTCAGACTGTCTCTGTGGGCTGGATCCTGTGCTCTGGGGGAGGGGTGGCTCAGTGCATGAGCTTGGCTTCAGCTTGGAGAGGACACCTAAACCCACCGCGGGGGCACCTGGGGTGTGCCAGAGGTAATTTCTGAACTCCTAAAGAGCGGGTTTGGTCAATGACCAACAGGATTGTGCAGAGCTGTCCATTTGCTGCTTTCAGATTGGCACATTGTCCTGTTTGCATCTCACAAACACAGGGTATTTCATCAAAATCCGGGTGAAAGGAAGTTTCCAACTTCTTTCCCATCAGTGGCACATCACAAGACTCTAAATTTAGCTGCGTGTTTCCAAAGGGGAAGTGGTGTAACTCCACAAGTCAGCTGAGCGGCACCAAGCTCCAGCCAGTGGAAGTGTTGGTGGAGTTCGGTTCCGATTTCGCTctacccagcacagccctgacccTCTGCTCCTTCCCGTGCCCTGTTCTGGCTGTCAGCAGCTCCTCGGCATCGCACTGTGGTCAGGAACATCTCAATTCATTTTCAAACATCCTCTTTTAGACGTAGTCCTCTCCTTGTGTTCAAAACCCATGCCCTCTCCCACTGGGATCGCTTCTGTTTTATCAGTTAAAACCCCGGGGAAGTGCATCATGAGTGCGTCAGGCTTTTtctgcacaggcagcagtgaGGCAAGGGTGTGTAACCATctgcccctccctgcagctgaaGCGGGAGAGCCCTGGGCTTGGGAAAATCTGCCTTGGAGCTGACTGGGCTTGGTAAGTTAGgttttttgtgcctttttcttttccttgtgctttgtTCCAGAACACAGAAGCCAGTTATTTTATTTGGAGGTGACCAGCTTTTTCAAAATTACCATATTTTAGCTCTTCTTGAGCACTTTCAATGCAATAAACCAAAATTTATCACCAGGTAGGGAGCTGGGTACCCTGAGGTCCTACAGATCAGGGTAAGGACCTGGTTACCCATGTCCTGCAAGGCACAGAGCATTCCGAATTCCATGGATCTTTAGCGAGATTTAGACTGCCATTCTTCTTTCTTTGGAAACTGGTTTATCAAGTCCGTTAAGTGCTTAAGAAAGTGTTGCCCTGCTTTTTGCATATGTAAATGAGACTGTAGATAACCAGGTCTGCTGCCTTTCCTGACTGCTTTGACCTCGGAATTCCAGTGTTCCTTTCAGCTTCAGGGAGGAAACTGTgccacaaaaaaagaaaaccccacaaaaataataataataaaaaaaacccaaacagttGGTGCTGTGCCAGTGTGTAAATTTTGGGGGAAAGGTGAAAATTTCCATCTCTCAAATAACTAAGGTTTTAGAACATCTCCTGGAAGGAGCACTGGGATTGAAAAGTGATCCAGTTTAGGGAGTTTCAAATATACTAGGGTGCAGGGACATGGTGAAAAGTGTTGAGCCACAAACACACTTTGGGTGTGTGGATACTTCAATTATGCAGAGATTTAAAGGATATTTGAAGAACTGAATGATTTTCTTAGGTTCATGTTTCCTGTTCCTCCATAAGAGCAGTGGTTCAGGTCAGACTCTTGAAGTGAAGGTCCCCATTGATTTTAACAGTAGGTAAATTGGAAAGGGATGATAAGGAATCATTAAGTGTAGTACATTATTTTGAGACACTTATCTCTTTGCATTATCACTGTTAGGGAAGGCAAATTAACTACTTATCTCTTTTAAGTTCATCATTAAGAGGGACTCTACATTCATTTGATCTGCATTTTGAATACAGTTTTATTATATTTGCAGAACTCTCAGTTTCTTTTAAAGCTCCTTGGTACTTCACAGGAGTGCTCAAGTCAGAAATACCTCTAAAAAGGAATGTagtctttatttcctttctatATCACCTCTTCAGCTTTTGGAAGTGGTTGTATTGTAATGGAAAACATTGATTAATTACTGATGGTATTGATACAGACAAGTAAAATGGTTTTGCTGATTTTTACAGCTTATAAAGTACAATCTGTCTCAAGTAGCCCCGATGCAGAAGAGACCTGGGAGCAGAAGGGATGTTACAGATGAAGCACCTCATTAAAGCCCTTCCTGTatcttcagaattatttttgtggACATGGTAAAGAGGAAAAGCATGCAGTTTAATGTttgctaaaaataaatgcttgacagagaaagaaaaatcactgtcCTTGAGAGCAGTGCTCTGCTCAttagtaataataacaataacaatgaTATAATTAATCTATAATAGTTGTTGAATAATAGTTGTTGTTATACTGTGCCTTTCTTTCTGTCCCAGGGCCCCATGGAACTCTGGTGATTCCTGTTGCCCACGCTTGGCACCATGCTGGCAGAAGGCATCCTCACGAGGCTCATCTATAAAGAAAGCTGTCATCAAGATAAGCCTTGCAAATCTCCTGCATCCCAAAAGGCTGAAGAGGGGATCTGGAGACAGAAACTTGCAGACTTCCCAAAAATGAACGGCTTTGCTGATGGATGTGAGAAGCGGGAGGAGCtctctgccaggagcagcaaAGGGGAAGCCGTGAGCAGCCCCCGGTGGGGATCCACAGAAAAAGAGCCTGTGGAAGATCAGGAGAAGCTGGTTAAAGGAACTGCATCCCCAGCTTTACTTATCCCCAGGAGAGGTGGAAGCCTAGACCAGGTGGATTTGTACAGATCCTGGCCATGCAACAGCATTTACCAGAACTATCCTGACCTGCAGATCGGGGGGGACCGTGTAGGGGGCCACACGTGTGACTCGGGCTGTGTCCTGGACCATGTGTGTGATGACCTCCCTGATGGCCCTGTCCTGCTCTCCATAGACATTCCCCTGGGGCAGTCCCCTCTGTGTGAGCATCCCGAAAAGCCCAGTGGGATGTCCCTGCCTGGAGATGAAGCTGGAGAAAGGAGCCTCGCGCTCAGTGAGGAGCCCCTTTCCAACTCCACGCTCAACAAGTACATGGAAGCCAAAGTGGCAGAGCTCTACAAACAGTTTTTTGAAGAAAGCCTGGCCAGATGTGGCTCCATAACAAACCTCCTCACCTGCAGCTGGATAAGGAACAGCCTGGACCAGATAAGTGTTCAGATCTCCCAGGAGCAGAACACAGACACCTCCAAAGCCAGAGGAGCACTCTTGCACTCGTTGGCTTTGTTCAGCTCCCGCAACGCTCCCAACAGGAACAGCTCCGAGTTCAGCACCCCAAACCTCCAAATCTCCAACACAGTGGGTGCAAAATGGAGCTGCAGGATGGAATTCACATCCTGACTGAGCTGCTCAGC contains the following coding sequences:
- the LOC134049916 gene encoding TLR adapter interacting with SLC15A4 on the lysosome-like, with amino-acid sequence MLAEGILTRLIYKESCHQDKPCKSPASQKAEEGIWRQKLADFPKMNGFADGCEKREELSARSSKGEAVSSPRWGSTEKEPVEDQEKLVKGTASPALLIPRRGGSLDQVDLYRSWPCNSIYQNYPDLQIGGDRVGGHTCDSGCVLDHVCDDLPDGPVLLSIDIPLGQSPLCEHPEKPSGMSLPGDEAGERSLALSEEPLSNSTLNKYMEAKVAELYKQFFEESLARCGSITNLLTCSWIRNSLDQISVQISQEQNTDTSKARGALLHSLALFSSRNAPNRNSSEFSTPNLQISNTVGAKWSCRMEFTS